TCAAATCAGGTTACATTTCATGTTTTATGTAAATCTCTCGACCTTGAATACAACTGAATAACCGTGAAATTTGTAAAGCGACGGTGCATATATATCTAACTAAAGGTAAGACGTAGCAACAGAAATTGGTTATAAACCGCTAAAACAAAATCGGTTAAGGAAAAAACTGATAAAAGGTTACCTGTAAACTTAAATGCCAAATCAGCGACGCAAGAGACTACGACTTTCGATATCTCAATGCCACTCTTACGTGCTGCGATGCAAAGTTTGGGAATCATTACGAACTCAAATTTTCCGTTTCAACTGTTGAAAATCCGTTGAAACAAAGTAACAGTGGTGCAATTGAAGTGCTTGGAAACTGAATTGAAGGTTTTACCTTCGGATTCGGCGATGGAGATTGCGGAGAGTCTGAACCTATCGCGCAAGAGCCTCGCTTCGGAGTcatgttcttcttgttcttctcctCTTTCGATTTCGCTGCTGCTACCACACACTACGCGATCCGTTGCCATTTGCTTCTATTTTCGGATTCTCTTTCTATTGTGGCGCTCTTTTGTTTTGGAATGGAGGGAAATGAAAATAGTGTCTCTGCCTAAGAGAAAGGGTACTGAGGCACTGAGCTTCTGTTTAAACCATGGGCCTGATTATTGGGCCTCAAACTAATGAAAGTTAATCGGTCCAAAGCAATTCGAGGATTCGGCCCATAAAATGTTCACTTGATTCTACAATTTTTCCCCTGCAAACAATGCTATAAACTaagaagaaaaagtaataaataaattgatACTGTAAACCAGCCTGAGTTCATGGAGTAATTACTCCTGtctgtttaaataattattagagATTCAAATCTTACCTTAACAACCTATTAACAAATGACATACCATTTTCTATCCTCAAATTAATTTCTAGTGTTTCATGTAAATGTTTAGGAATTGAGAAATTATCTTTTCTAGAGTAATACTAAGATCCTTTTATATCACAGTGGTTCATTTAATTTTCCATCTAAATAGGACGTAAGAAGCGACCAACGCATATTGATACGATAGTGTACTAGCATGTTGATCGtcgtaggatttagggtttaggttttcatttttattttctataattaCTTTCTGTAAATGAAGTATAGTTTTATTTTCATTACAAATGAAAATAACCCAGAAAATGGTTTAGTGCGGGGGGATGTAAAACTGTCCAACGCTAAAAAAGATCGCACAACGAATTGGAAAC
This region of Arachis hypogaea cultivar Tifrunner chromosome 8, arahy.Tifrunner.gnm2.J5K5, whole genome shotgun sequence genomic DNA includes:
- the LOC112708100 gene encoding protein MHF1 homolog isoform X1; the encoded protein is MATDRVVCGSSSEIERGEEQEEHDSEARLLRDRFRLSAISIAESEARKSGIEISKVVVSCVADLAFKFTEGLAKDLQIFARHANRKCVNMEDVILSAHRNEHISSYLRSFSNDLRANASERKRTKETRKNDKTPI
- the LOC112708100 gene encoding protein MHF1 homolog isoform X2, translating into MATDRVVCGSSSEIERGEEQEEHDSEARLLRDRFRLSAISIAESEARKSGIEISKVVVSCVADLAFKFTEGLAKDLQIFARHANRKCVNMEDVILSAVFFNLIYFGFIQLTEMNISLAI